One genomic window of Mus musculus strain C57BL/6J chromosome 4, GRCm38.p6 C57BL/6J includes the following:
- the Slc9a1 gene encoding sodium/hydrogen exchanger 1 isoform 2 (isoform 2 is encoded by transcript variant 2), protein MAYLSAELFHLSGIMALIASGVVMRPYVEANISHKSHTTIKYFLKMWSSVSETLIFIFLGVSTVAGSHQWNWTFVISTLLFCLIARVLGVLVLTWFINKFRIVKLTPKDQFIIAYGGLRGAIAFSLGYLLDKKHFPMCDLFLTAIITVIFFTVFVQGMTIRPLVDLLAVKKKQETKRSINEEIHTQFLDHLLTGIEDICGHYGHHHWKDKLNRFNKKYVKKCLIAGERSKEPQLIAFYHKMEMKQAIELVESGGMGKIPSAVSTVSMQNIHPKAVTSDRILPALSKDKEEEIRKILRSNLQKTRQRLRSYNRHTLVADPYEEAWNQMLLRRQKARQLEQKITNYLTVPAHKLDSPTLSRARIGSDPLAYEPKADLPVITIDPASPQSPESVDLVNEELKGKVLGLNRGPRVTPEEEEEDEDGIIMIRSKEPSSPGTDDVFTPGSSDSPSSQRIQRCLSDPGPHPEPGEGEPFIPKGQ, encoded by the exons ATGGCTTACCTGTCAGCTGAGCTCTTCCACCTGTCCGGAATCATGGC CCTCATCGCCTCAGGAGTAGTGATGCGCCCCTATGTGGAGGCCAACATCTCCCACAAATCCCACACCACCATCAAGTACTTCCTGAAGATGTGGAGCAGCGTCAGTGAGAccctcatcttcatcttcctcgGCGTCTCCACTGTGGCCGGCTCCCACCAGTGGAACTGGACCTTCGTCATCAGCACCCTGCTCTTCTGCCTCATCGCCCGGGTGCTGG GTGTCCTGGTCCTGACCTGGTTCATCAACAAGTTCCGCATTGTCAAGCTGACCCCCAAGGACCAGTTCATCATTGCCTATGGGGGCCTGCGAGGGGCCATCGCCTTCTCGCTGGGCTACCTCCTGGACAAGAAGCACTTCCCCATGTGTGACCTGTTCCTCACCGCCATCATCACCGTCATCTTTTTCACCGTCTTTGTGCAG GGCATGACCATTCGGCCCCTGGTCGACCTGTTGGCCgtgaagaaaaagcaagaaacaaagcGCTCCATCAACGAGGAGATCCACACACAG ttcctggacCACCTTCTGACAGGCATCGAGGACATCTGTGGTCATTATGGCCACCATCACTGGAAGGACAA GCTCAACCGTTTTAATAAGAAGTATGTGAAGAAGTGCCTGATAGCAGGAGAGCGCTCCAAAGAGCCCCAGCTCATTGCCTTCTACCACAAGATGGAGATGAAGCAGGCCATTGAGCTGGTGGAGAGCGGAGGCATGGGCAAGATCCCATCTGCTGTCTCCACTGTCTCTATGCA GAACATCCACCCCAAGGCTGTGACTTCAGACCGCATCTTGCCAGCACTGTCCaaggacaaggaggaagagaTCCGCAAAATCTTGAGGAGCAATCTGCAGAAAACCCGGCAACGG CTGCGGTCCTATAACAGACACACGCTGGTGGCCGACCCCTACGAGGAAGCCTGGAACCAGATGCTGCTCCGGAGGCAGAAGGCCCGGCAGCTGGAGCAGAAG aTCACCAACTACCTGACAGTACCGGCCCACAAGCTGGACTCGCCCACCCTGTCTCGGGCCCGCATAGGCTCAG ACCCACTGGCCTATGAACCCAAGGCAGACCTGCCTGTCATCACCATTGACCCGGCCTCCCCACAGTCCCCTGAGTCTGTGGACCTGGTGAACGAGGAGTTGAAGGGCAAGGTCCTAGGGCTAAACCGGGGTCCCAGGGTGACtccggaggaggaggaggaagatgaggacgGCATCATCATGATTCGGAGCAAGGAGCCCTCATCCCCAGGCACCGACGACGTCTTCACCCCTGGATCAAGTGACAGCCCCAGCTCCCAGAGAATACAACGCTGCCTCAGTGACCCAGGCCCCCACCCTGAGCCTGGGGAGGGAGAGCCTTTCATCCCCAAAGGACAGTAG
- the Slc9a1 gene encoding sodium/hydrogen exchanger 1 isoform X1, translating into MGNMGQACQFYCAHPSRWGQLEKCFHVIPTISSIVPESCLLIVVGLLVGGLIKGVGETPPFLQSDVFFLFLLPPIILDAGYFLPLRQFTENLGTILIFAVVGTLWNAFFLGGLLYAVCLVGGEQINNIGLLDTLLFGSIISAVDPVAVLAVFEEIHINELLHILVFGESLLNDAVTVVLYHLFEEFASYDSVGISDIFLGFLSFFVVALGGVFVGVVYGVIAAFTSRFTSHIRVIEPLFVFLYSYMAYLSAELFHLSGIMALIASGVVMRPYVEANISHKSHTTIKYFLKMWSSVSETLIFIFLGVSTVAGSHQWNWTFVISTLLFCLIARVLGVLVLTWFINKFRIVKLTPKDQFIIAYGGLRGAIAFSLGYLLDKKHFPMCDLFLTAIITVIFFTVFVQGMTIRPLVDLLAVKKKQETKRSINEEIHTQFLDHLLTGIEDICGHYGHHHWKDKLNRFNKKYVKKCLIAGERSKEPQLIAFYHKMEMKQAIELVESGGMGKIPSAVSTVSMQNIHPKAVTSDRILPALSKDKEEEIRKILRSNLQKTRQRLRSYNRHTLVADPYEEAWNQMLLRRQKARQLEQKITNYLTVPAHKLDSPTLSRARIGSDPLAYEPKADLPVITIDPASPQSPESVDLVNEELKGKVLGLNRGPRVTPEEEEEDEDGIIMIRSKEPSSPGTDDVFTPGSSDSPSSQRIQRCLSDPGPHPEPGEGEPFIPKGQ; encoded by the exons ATGGGTAACATGGGGCAGGCTTGTCAGTTCTACTGTGCCCACCCAAGCAGATGGGGACAGCTTGAGAAAT GTTTCCATGTGATCCCCACCATCTCAAGCATCGTCCCGGAGAGCTGCCTGCTGATCGTAGTGGGGCTGCTGGTGGGGGGCCTGATCAAGGGCGTCGGAGAGACGCCCCCCTTCCTGCAATCAGacgtcttcttcctcttcctgctgccacCCATCATCCTGGATGCAGGCTACTTCCTGCCTCTGCGGCAGTTCACGGAGAACCTGGGCACCATCCTGATCTTTGCTGTGGTGGGCACACTGTGGAATGCGTTCTTCCTGGGTGGCCTCCTGTACGCCGTGTGCCTGGTGGGCGGCGAGCAGATCAACAACATTGGCCTGCTGGACACCCTGCTCTTTGGCAGCATCATCTCTGCCGTGGACCCTGTGGCTGTGCTGGCCGTCTTCGAGGAGATCCACATCAACGAACTGCTACACATCCTTGTCTTCGGGGAGTCCCTGCTCAACGATGCCGTCACTGTG GTCCTCTATCACCTCTTTGAGGAATTTGCCAGCTATGACTCTGTGGGCATCTCGGACATCTTCCTCGGCTTCCTGAGCTTCTTCGTGGTGGCCCTCGGTGGGGTGTTTGTGGGCGTGGTCTACGGGGTAATCGCAGCTTTCACCTCCCGATTTACCTCTCACATCCGGGTCATCGAGCCGCTCTTCGTCTTCCTCTACAGCTACATGGCTTACCTGTCAGCTGAGCTCTTCCACCTGTCCGGAATCATGGC CCTCATCGCCTCAGGAGTAGTGATGCGCCCCTATGTGGAGGCCAACATCTCCCACAAATCCCACACCACCATCAAGTACTTCCTGAAGATGTGGAGCAGCGTCAGTGAGAccctcatcttcatcttcctcgGCGTCTCCACTGTGGCCGGCTCCCACCAGTGGAACTGGACCTTCGTCATCAGCACCCTGCTCTTCTGCCTCATCGCCCGGGTGCTGG GTGTCCTGGTCCTGACCTGGTTCATCAACAAGTTCCGCATTGTCAAGCTGACCCCCAAGGACCAGTTCATCATTGCCTATGGGGGCCTGCGAGGGGCCATCGCCTTCTCGCTGGGCTACCTCCTGGACAAGAAGCACTTCCCCATGTGTGACCTGTTCCTCACCGCCATCATCACCGTCATCTTTTTCACCGTCTTTGTGCAG GGCATGACCATTCGGCCCCTGGTCGACCTGTTGGCCgtgaagaaaaagcaagaaacaaagcGCTCCATCAACGAGGAGATCCACACACAG ttcctggacCACCTTCTGACAGGCATCGAGGACATCTGTGGTCATTATGGCCACCATCACTGGAAGGACAA GCTCAACCGTTTTAATAAGAAGTATGTGAAGAAGTGCCTGATAGCAGGAGAGCGCTCCAAAGAGCCCCAGCTCATTGCCTTCTACCACAAGATGGAGATGAAGCAGGCCATTGAGCTGGTGGAGAGCGGAGGCATGGGCAAGATCCCATCTGCTGTCTCCACTGTCTCTATGCA GAACATCCACCCCAAGGCTGTGACTTCAGACCGCATCTTGCCAGCACTGTCCaaggacaaggaggaagagaTCCGCAAAATCTTGAGGAGCAATCTGCAGAAAACCCGGCAACGG CTGCGGTCCTATAACAGACACACGCTGGTGGCCGACCCCTACGAGGAAGCCTGGAACCAGATGCTGCTCCGGAGGCAGAAGGCCCGGCAGCTGGAGCAGAAG aTCACCAACTACCTGACAGTACCGGCCCACAAGCTGGACTCGCCCACCCTGTCTCGGGCCCGCATAGGCTCAG ACCCACTGGCCTATGAACCCAAGGCAGACCTGCCTGTCATCACCATTGACCCGGCCTCCCCACAGTCCCCTGAGTCTGTGGACCTGGTGAACGAGGAGTTGAAGGGCAAGGTCCTAGGGCTAAACCGGGGTCCCAGGGTGACtccggaggaggaggaggaagatgaggacgGCATCATCATGATTCGGAGCAAGGAGCCCTCATCCCCAGGCACCGACGACGTCTTCACCCCTGGATCAAGTGACAGCCCCAGCTCCCAGAGAATACAACGCTGCCTCAGTGACCCAGGCCCCCACCCTGAGCCTGGGGAGGGAGAGCCTTTCATCCCCAAAGGACAGTAG